A single Pseudochaenichthys georgianus chromosome 10, fPseGeo1.2, whole genome shotgun sequence DNA region contains:
- the cnot7 gene encoding CCR4-NOT transcription complex subunit 7 isoform X2: MPAATVDHSQRICEVWANNLEEELKRIRHVIRKYNYIAMDTEFPGVVARPIGEFRSNADYQYQLLRCNVDLLKIIQLGLTFMNEQGEYPPGTSTWQFNFKFNLIEDMYAQDSIELLTTSGIQFKKHEDEGIEALYFAELMMTSGVVLCDGVKWLSFHSGYDFGYLIKILSNANLPEEEVDFFEILRLYFPVIYDVKYLMKSCKNLKGGLQEVAEQLELERIGPQHQAGSDSLLTGMAFFKMREMFFEDHIDDAKYCGHLYGLGSGSTYVQNGTGNAYEEEANKQQS; this comes from the exons ATGCCCGCTGCCACTGTGGATCACAGTCAAAGAATATGTGAGGTTTGGGCAAATAACCTGGAGGAAGAGCTGAAGAGGATCCGACATGTCATCCGAAAATACAACTACATTGCTATG GACACAGAGTTTCCAGGTGTAGTAGCCAGGCCGATCGGAGAGTTCAGGAGCAACGCCGACTATCAGTACCAGCTACTGCGCTGCAATGTAGATCTGCTCAAGATAATCCAGCTGGGCCTCACGTTTATGAATGAACAAGGGGAATACCCTCCGGGAACATCGACATGGCAGTTCAATTTTAAGTTTAACCTCAT AGAAGATATGTATGCACAGGACTCCATCGAGCTCCTGACCACTTCAGGGATTCAGTTCAAGAAGCACGAGGACGAAGGCATCGAGGCGCTGTACTTTGCAGAGCTGATGATGACGTCAGGTGTGGTGCTCTGTGACGGGGTCAAGTGGCTGTCTTTCCACAG TGGCTATGACTTTGGATACCTGATCAAGATTCTGTCCAACGCTAACCTGCCTGAGGAGGAGGTGGACTTCTTTGAGATTCTGCGCCTGTACTTCCCCGTCATTTACGATGTCAAGTACCTCATGAAGAGTTGTAAAAACCTGAAG gGCGGGCTGCAGGAAGTGGCTGAGCAGCTGGAGCTGGAGAGGATCGGACCGCAGCACCAGGCCGGCTCCGACTCCTTACTCACAGGCATGGCTTTCTTCAAGATGAGAGAG ATGTTCTTCGAGGATCATATCGACGATGCAAAGTACTGCGGCCACCTGTACGGGCTGGGCTCCGGCTCCACCTACGTCCAGAACGGGACGGGGAACGCTTACGAAGAGGAGGCCAACAAGCAGCAGTCGTGA
- the cnot7 gene encoding CCR4-NOT transcription complex subunit 7 isoform X1: MPAATVDHSQRICEVWANNLEEELKRIRHVIRKYNYIAMDTEFPGVVARPIGEFRSNADYQYQLLRCNVDLLKIIQLGLTFMNEQGEYPPGTSTWQFNFKFNLIEDMYAQDSIELLTTSGIQFKKHEDEGIEALYFAELMMTSGVVLCDGVKWLSFHRYSSGYDFGYLIKILSNANLPEEEVDFFEILRLYFPVIYDVKYLMKSCKNLKGGLQEVAEQLELERIGPQHQAGSDSLLTGMAFFKMREMFFEDHIDDAKYCGHLYGLGSGSTYVQNGTGNAYEEEANKQQS; the protein is encoded by the exons ATGCCCGCTGCCACTGTGGATCACAGTCAAAGAATATGTGAGGTTTGGGCAAATAACCTGGAGGAAGAGCTGAAGAGGATCCGACATGTCATCCGAAAATACAACTACATTGCTATG GACACAGAGTTTCCAGGTGTAGTAGCCAGGCCGATCGGAGAGTTCAGGAGCAACGCCGACTATCAGTACCAGCTACTGCGCTGCAATGTAGATCTGCTCAAGATAATCCAGCTGGGCCTCACGTTTATGAATGAACAAGGGGAATACCCTCCGGGAACATCGACATGGCAGTTCAATTTTAAGTTTAACCTCAT AGAAGATATGTATGCACAGGACTCCATCGAGCTCCTGACCACTTCAGGGATTCAGTTCAAGAAGCACGAGGACGAAGGCATCGAGGCGCTGTACTTTGCAGAGCTGATGATGACGTCAGGTGTGGTGCTCTGTGACGGGGTCAAGTGGCTGTCTTTCCACAGGTACTCTAG TGGCTATGACTTTGGATACCTGATCAAGATTCTGTCCAACGCTAACCTGCCTGAGGAGGAGGTGGACTTCTTTGAGATTCTGCGCCTGTACTTCCCCGTCATTTACGATGTCAAGTACCTCATGAAGAGTTGTAAAAACCTGAAG gGCGGGCTGCAGGAAGTGGCTGAGCAGCTGGAGCTGGAGAGGATCGGACCGCAGCACCAGGCCGGCTCCGACTCCTTACTCACAGGCATGGCTTTCTTCAAGATGAGAGAG ATGTTCTTCGAGGATCATATCGACGATGCAAAGTACTGCGGCCACCTGTACGGGCTGGGCTCCGGCTCCACCTACGTCCAGAACGGGACGGGGAACGCTTACGAAGAGGAGGCCAACAAGCAGCAGTCGTGA